In a single window of the Panthera uncia isolate 11264 chromosome B2 unlocalized genomic scaffold, Puncia_PCG_1.0 HiC_scaffold_25, whole genome shotgun sequence genome:
- the LOC125939338 gene encoding putative olfactory receptor 2B3 encodes MNWANESSAREFILLGFSDRPWLQMPLFVLLLISYTFTIFGNVSIMMVCILDPKLHTPMYFFLTNLSILDLCYTTSTVPHMLTNICRNKKTISYGGCVAQLIIFLALGATECLLLAVMSFDRYVAVCKPLHYVVIMNHWFCVRVVAFSWFTGFGNSVLQSSLTLNMPRCGRQEVDHFFCEVPALLKLSCADTKPIESELFFFSVLILLIPVTLILISYGFIAQAVLRIRSAEGRRKAFGTCGSHMVVVSLFFGTGIYMYLQPPSSTSKDWGKMVSLFYGIITPMLNPLIYSLRNKDMKEAFKRVMPKIFFCKK; translated from the coding sequence ATGAATTGGGCTAATGAGAGCTCTGCAAGAGAGTTTATACTACTTGGCTTCTCAGACAGGCCCTGGCTACAAATGCCCCTGTTTGTGCTTCTATTAATATCATATACATTCACCATCTTTGGCAATGTGTCCATCATGATGGTGTGCATTCTGGATCCCAAACTTCATACacccatgtatttcttcctcacTAATCTCTCCATCTTAGATCTGTGCTATACCACAAGCACAGTCCCTCATATGTTGACAAATATTTGTCGCAACAAAAAGACCATCAGCTACGGTGGCTGTGTGGCACAGCTCATCATCTTCCTGGCCCTGGGAGCTACTGAGTGTCTCCTCCTGGCTGTCATGTCCTTTGACAGATATGTGGCAGTCTGCAAACCCCTGCACTATGTAGTTATTATGAATCATTGGTTCTGCGTAAGGGTGGTAGCCTTCTCGTGGTTCACTGGCTTTGGTAATTCAGTGTTGCAGTCTTCCTTGACCCTTAACATGCCACGCTGTGGTCGCCAGGAAGTGGACCACTTTTTCTGTGAGGTGCCTGCCCTTCTCAAGTTGTCGTGTGCTGACACAAAGCCTATTGAGTCTGAGCTCTTTTTCTTTAGTGTATTAATTCTGCTAATTCCAGTGACATTGATCCTCATTTCCTATGGCTTTATAGCTCAAGCAGTGTTGAGAATCAGGTCAGCAGAAGGACGACGAAAAGCTTTTGGGACATGTGGGTCCCACATGGTTGTAGTGTCTCTCTTTTTTGGTACAGGCATCTACATGTATCTACAACCACCTTCGTCCACCTCTAAGGACTGGGGAAAGATGGTTTCCCTCTTCTATGGGATCATTACACCCATGTTGAACCCCCTTATCTACAGCCTTAGAAATAAAGATATGAAGGAGGCCTTCAAGAGGGTGATGCCAAAAATCTTTTTCTGTAAGAAGTAA